CCACGCGGACCGGCAGCCGGCGCTGGGCCGGTACCTGGACGCCTGGGCGCAGATGCTCAGCGGCAACCTGGCCTGGTCCCTGGCCTGCCCGCGCTACCACGGCCCCGGCGGCGGCTGGACCGAGGGCGTGCCCGACCGGATGGTGCTCTACCCGGACCGGACGGAGTTCGCGCGCGGCTGACGGCGGCGCGGACCGGGCGTCAGACCGGCTTGCGGGCCTCGATCAGGAACCGGGTGGTGTGCGCGACGAAGGACCCGTCGGCCTGGATCTGCTGGTGCAGCGCCCGCAGCTGCGGCCGGTACTGCTCGACGGTGAAGCCGGGGACCATCCAGATCACCTTGCGGAGGAAGTAGACCACCGCGCCGATGTCCAGGAACTCGGTGCGCAGCTGCTCGAAGCGCAGGTCGGTGACGGTGAGTCCGGCGGCCTCGGCCGCCGCCCGCGCGTCGTCCGGGTGCCGGCCGCGCCGGACGGCGGCCGGCAGCGGGCCGAGGAAGTACTCGACCAGCTCGAAGACGCTGGCCGGACCGACCTGCTGGGAGAAGTAGCTGCCGCCGGGCTGCAGCACCCGGGCGATCTCGGTCCACCGGGTGGCCACCGGATGGCGGCTGACGACCAGGTCGAAGGCGTCCTCGGCGAAGGGCAGCGGCAGCTCCTCCGACTCGGCCACGACCGCCACGCCCAGCGGGTGCAGCAGCCGGGTGGCCTTGGCGATGTTCGGCGGCCAGGACTCGGTGGCGACCGTCAGCGCGGGCAGCCGGGGGACGCCGGCCAGCACCTCGCCGCCGCCGGTCTGCAGGTCGAGCGCGGCCCGGGCCAGACCCATCCGCTCGCCCATCGCGGCGGCGTAGCCCCAGCTGGGGCGCTGCTCGGTGGCGCGGCCGTCGAGCCAGGAGAAGTCCCAGCCGTCGACGGACACCGTGTCGGCCTCGGTGACCAGGTCGTCGAAGGTGCGTGACATGCCGCCATCCTGGCACCGCGTTCGGGGCGGGGCCACCGGATTTCCGGTCGGCCCCGCCCCGAACGGCCAGGTCAGCGCGGGCCGACCGGGGCGGGGGCCGGCTGCCAGAAGCGGACGGCCGAGGTGCCGAGCGAGGCGCCGAACTCCGAGGCGCCGAACTCCGGGGCGGCGGGAGCCGGGATGCCGAGGGCCGACAGGCCGAGCCCGGGCGACGGGGGCGCCTCGTAGACCCGGCGGAGGGTGGCCTCGTCGTAGCGGAAGCAGTCGCGGTGCCAGACCAGGATCCCGGCGAGCCAGTTGCGCAGCTCCTGGGCGTAGCCGTCCAGGGTCAGCCGGGCCTCGGCCGAGAGGTCGAAGTCCTCGTACATCACCGGGAACTCGAACTCGATCACGTGCTCGAACTGACGGACCCGGGAGGCCATCAGGTCGTTGACGATGCGGAGCGCCTGGAACCGGTCGCAGTCGAAGAACTGCTCCACCACCAGCACCCCGTTGTGGAGCTCGCCCTCGTACTGGATCTCCTTCTGGTACGAGAACATGTCGTTGAGCAGGCAGGCGGCGTCCGCCGCGGCGTTCTCCATGGCGGTCAGCGGCCGGGAGCGGTAGACCTCCGGCGGCACGGTCCGGCCGTGGCCGATCCGGCACAGACTCATCGTCAGGTCCGAGCCGAAGGTCCGGCGGCGCATCTCGATGTAGTCGACCGGGTCGGGCACCCGGTTCTCCTTCTGGTTGGCCAGCTCCCACAGCCAGCTGTCGATCATCACCTCGACGGTGGTCCGGAAGGCGGCCCGGGCCTCCGGGCCCATCGGTCCGGCGGTGCGGGTCCACAGGTCGGACAGCCCGCGCTCCAACCCGTTGGCCGGGAGCAGCGCGGGGACCAGGTCGAGCGGCATGAAGCCGAGCAGCCGCTCGTTGCACAGTTTGGCGGCGGCCTGGTCGGGGCTGCGGCCGAAGACGACCGGATAGTAGTCGTCGGCGTAGGTCCCCCAGGCCAGCCAGCCGGAGGTGACGTCCAGCTCCTCGGCGGCGGCGTCGGGGTGGATCCCGGCCGCGCACAGCGGCAGGTCGATGTCGCGCAGCCGCCGTTCGTCCCAGACCTGCGGGACGTCGTCGAAGATGCCGACCCGCCGGGCCCAGTCGACGAGGTGCTCCCGGGCGAGGTCGAGGTGCGGGTTGAGCTCCACCGTGAACGGCAGGTAGAACTCGGGCAGCGGCAGGTGGCCCACCGGCGTGAACGGGACGTGGGTGTGCTTGCGGAGGGCGAGGTCCACCCCGGCCGGCAGCCCGGCGGGGCCGGCCGGCTCCGCCGCCAGGGCCGGGACCGAGGCCAGCGAGGCGGCGAGCCGCGCGGCCGAGGTGCCCAGGCCCAAGGGGCCGTCCAGCAGCCGTCCGAGCGCGGCGGCCCCGTCCGGGAGGGCGGCCCCGTCCGGGAGGACCGCCCCGGCGGCGGAGGGGAGCACCGCTGCGCCCGGGCCGCCGCCGTTCATGTAGCGGCTGGAGCGCAGGTGCCACTCGTGGCCGCCCGACTGCCAGTCCTGGAGGCCCCGGACATAGGTCATGACGTCCAGACAGGACTTGGGGTCCAGGCCGTGCTCGGCGAAGAGCGGCGGCAGTTCGGTGAACACGGTGTGCTCGAACTGCTGCAGCCGGGAGGTGAGCAGGTCGTTGACCGACTCGGCCGCCTCCTGGGTGGTGCAGCCCAGGAACTCCTCCAGCACCAGCACCCCGTTGGAGAGTTCGCCCTCCTCCTCCACCTCGCGCTGGTAGGAGAAGAGGTCGTTCCGCAGGTGGACCGCGTCCGCGAAGGTGTCCCTGAGCACCAGCAGCGGACGGCTGGCCGAGACCTCGGCCGGGACCTCCGCGCCCACGGCGTGCTCGACCAGCCCGGCCGACCAGGGCGCGCCGCCGACCTTGCGGCGCATCTCGATGTACTCGACCGGGTTGGCGATCCGGCCCTCGTTGATGTTGTCGAGCTCCCAGAGGGACTCGTCCAGCAGGTGCTCGGTGCTCTCGATGAAGCGGCTGCGCCAGCCCGGCGACATCCCCGGCGCGGTCCGCGCCCACAGGTCGGCGAGGCCGGCCTCGACCTGGTTGGTCGGCTCCAGCGCGGGGGCGCCGCCGTCGGCCGGCATGAAGGCGGACAGCCGGTCGAGGTAGGCCTTGGCGCCGGCCATGTCCTTGCTGCGCTTGTAGATGTCCAGGAAGTGGTCGTCGAAGAAGAAGACCCACACGTACCAGTCGGTGACCAGGGCGAGCTCGGCGGCGTCGCACTCGGGGTGGGTGTACGCGCAGAGCAGCGCGTAGTCGTGCGCGTCGAAGGCGCGCTCGTCCCAGATGCCCGAGCCCTCGATCATCGTCATCTCGCGTGCCCACGCCTTGGAGTGGGTACGGGCGCTCTCCAGATGGGGGTTCAGCCGCGCTGGGTACGGCATGTAGAACTCGGGGAGCTCGAACGGCTGCGGCATCGGCTGCCAGGCCTTTCCTGTGAGGGAGCGCCCGGTCGGGCGCGTCGGTCGGCGTCAAGGCAGGGGGACCGGTGCGGTCCGGTGATCTCTGTTCAGCAACACGTTAGGTCCGGTCCACCCGGTTGGAGCCCAACCCCGGTCGCTCTCCCTCGAATTGGTGAATCCGTCGGCAGGGCGGATTCGAACCCGGAAATGCGGGCATGGGCAGCGGTCACTCCGTCAACTGCGGGAACACCACTGCGATGCAGGTCAAAGCGGTAGGGTGCGTGGATGGCAGCACACCGGACCGCCAGTAGTGGACTGCTGGAGCGCGGGCGCGAACTCAGGATCCTCGGCGAGGCGTTGGACAGCCTCGCGGCCGACGGCCCGGCCGCGGGCATCGCCGAGCGGCTGCTGGTCTTCACCGGCGCGGCCGGCCTCGGCAAGACCAGCATGGTCGCCGAGGTGCAGACCCAGGCCGAGCAGCGCGGACTGCTGGTGCTGTCCTCGCGCGGCGGCGAGCAGGAGCAGCGGTCGGCCTTCCACGTCGTCCGGAGCCTGCTGCGACCGCTGCTGGCCCAGGTCGACGCGGAGGGGCAGCGCGCCCTCCTCGGCAGCTGGTACGAGATCGTCGCGGGCGCCGTCGGCCTCGGCACGGAGGGGGACTCCGGCTCCGCCCCGCCGGACCCCCAGGGTGTCCGCGACGGGCTGGACTGGGTGGTCACCAACCTGGCGGTCTCCCGCGGGCCGCTGGTGCTGACACTGGACGACGCCCACTGGGCCGACGCCGAGTCGCTGGCCTGGCTGGCCTCCTTCGCCGCCCGGGTCGAGGGGCTGCCGCTGCTGCTGGTGTTCGCCTACCGGCCGAACGAGATGCCGGCCGGCGCCGAGGCGTTCGTCGCGCTCCCGGGCCGCAGCGGCGTCAGCCCGCTGGGGCTGTCCGCGCTCACCCCGGAGGCCGTCGGCGAGCTGGTCCGCACCATGTACCGGACCGAGCCGGGGGAGGAGCCCGCCGCCGAGGTCGCGGCCGCTGACCCGGCGGGCGGCCCCGTGGTCGAGGACGCCTTCTGCCGCGAGGCCTGGGCGGTCACCGGCGGCAACCCGTTCGAGACGGTGGAACTCGTCGCCAAGGCCCGTGAACTCGGGCTGCCGCCGGACGGGACGGCCTGTCCGCAACTGCGCGAGCTCGCCTCGGCGACCAAGGGCAGCGGCCTGGTCGCCAGGCTGGAGCGGCTCGGCACCCGTGCGGTCCGGCTCGCCTGGTCGGTCGCGATCCTCGGCATCCAGACGCCGCTGGAGCTGGCCGCCGCCCTGGCCGGACTGACCCGGTCCGAGGCCGTCGAGGCGGCCGGGCAGCTGCGCGCGGCCCGAATACTGACGGGGTCCCAGATCCTGGAGTTCGTCCACCCGTTGATCGCGACGACGGTCTACCGGGGGATTGCCGAGGAGCTCCGTACCGAGCTGCACGAGCAGGCCGGCTGGGCGGTGCTGAACGCCGGCCTCGGCCCGATCGCGGCGGCCCGGCACTGGCTGGAGGTGCCGCCGCGCGGCAATGCCGCCGTGGTCGAGCAGCTGCGCTTCGCCGCACGCCAGTTCATGAACGCCGGGGCGCCCGAGTCGGCCCAGCGCTGCCTCAGTCGGGCGGTGGAGGAGCCGCCGCCGCTCGACCAGCGGGCCTGGGTGCTGTTCGAACTCGGCCACTCGACCCTGCTCTACGACCCCGCCGCGACCGTCGGCCACCTGCGCGCCGCCCTGGACCAGCCCGGCCTCCCGCTGGAGCTGCGGGAGAACATCGCGGTCTGGCTCGCCCAGTCGCTGTCCCACAGCAACCATCTGAAGGAGGGCGCCGAGGTGGTCGCGGCGGCCGCCGAGACGGCCGGCTCGGCGGCGGCCTGGCTGCGGTTCCAGGTGTGGAACCTGATGTGGTGCGCCTTCGACGCCGACGAGGAGGGCTCACCGGCCCGCTCCGCCCGGCTCGCGGAGCTGGCCCGGCGGGTCGAGGACGACATCGCCGGGACGGCCGTCGGCAGCGTCGCCGGGACCGGGGACTCGGTCGCCGGCCGGTACGTCCTGGGGCTGCGGGCCTGGGACGCGGTGGTGCGCGGCGAGCCCAAGGAGACCGTGCTCCACTACGCCGACCTGGCCCTCGACGGCGGGCTCAGCTGGACCGACCCGGAGTGGGCCTTCGAGGTGCCGGTGCTCGCCGCCCTCACCTACATGTACTGCGACCGGGTCGACCGTTACGAGGCGCTCTTCGCCAAGGGGATCGCCGAGTTCGAGGACGCCGGCTGGCGCGGCGCCCACCTCGCCTTCGGCCACACCATCCTCGGCTACGCCCGCTACCGCACCGGCAACCTCGCCGAGGCGGAGGAGAGTGCCCGGCTCGGCCTCGACATAGCCAACCGCGTCGGCCCCGGCCTCCCGGTCCACTGGTTCGCGGTCGGGACGCTGATCACGATCCTGGTCGCGCGCGGCGGCGCGGACGAGGCGGCGGCGCTCGCCCGGCGCTACGACTTCCACGCCCCCTACTCGGCGGCCGTGGTCTTCCCGGACTCCCCGACCGTGCTCGGCGGACTGCTGTACGCCCTCGGCGACCAGGCCGGCGCGGTCCGGGAGTTCACCGCCGCCGGCGCCCGGCTGGACGCCCGGGAGATGCGCAACCCCGGCTGGTGCGGCTGGCAGCAGGGACTGGCGTCCGCGCACGCGGCCGAGGGCCGGCTCGACACCGCCCGCGCCGTCGCGGCGGAGGCGCTGCTCCGGGCGGAAGGTTTCGGCACCGACTCGGCGGTCGGCACGGCCCTGCGCTGCAGCGCCGAGCTGGCCGAGGGGGAGGCCCGAGTCGACCTGCTGACCCGTGCGGTGGAACGGCTGGAGCGCTGCTCCGCCCCGTACGAGCTGAGCCGGGCCGCCCTCGACCTCGGACGGGCCCTGGGCGCCGCCGGTCGGGCCGAGGAGGCCGAGGCGCAGCTCGGCCGCGCGGCGGAGCTGGCGGCGGCCTGCGCCGCCGACG
The Streptacidiphilus albus JL83 genome window above contains:
- a CDS encoding class I SAM-dependent methyltransferase → MSRTFDDLVTEADTVSVDGWDFSWLDGRATEQRPSWGYAAAMGERMGLARAALDLQTGGGEVLAGVPRLPALTVATESWPPNIAKATRLLHPLGVAVVAESEELPLPFAEDAFDLVVSRHPVATRWTEIARVLQPGGSYFSQQVGPASVFELVEYFLGPLPAAVRRGRHPDDARAAAEAAGLTVTDLRFEQLRTEFLDIGAVVYFLRKVIWMVPGFTVEQYRPQLRALHQQIQADGSFVAHTTRFLIEARKPV
- a CDS encoding terpene synthase family protein; the protein is MPQPFELPEFYMPYPARLNPHLESARTHSKAWAREMTMIEGSGIWDERAFDAHDYALLCAYTHPECDAAELALVTDWYVWVFFFDDHFLDIYKRSKDMAGAKAYLDRLSAFMPADGGAPALEPTNQVEAGLADLWARTAPGMSPGWRSRFIESTEHLLDESLWELDNINEGRIANPVEYIEMRRKVGGAPWSAGLVEHAVGAEVPAEVSASRPLLVLRDTFADAVHLRNDLFSYQREVEEEGELSNGVLVLEEFLGCTTQEAAESVNDLLTSRLQQFEHTVFTELPPLFAEHGLDPKSCLDVMTYVRGLQDWQSGGHEWHLRSSRYMNGGGPGAAVLPSAAGAVLPDGAALPDGAAALGRLLDGPLGLGTSAARLAASLASVPALAAEPAGPAGLPAGVDLALRKHTHVPFTPVGHLPLPEFYLPFTVELNPHLDLAREHLVDWARRVGIFDDVPQVWDERRLRDIDLPLCAAGIHPDAAAEELDVTSGWLAWGTYADDYYPVVFGRSPDQAAAKLCNERLLGFMPLDLVPALLPANGLERGLSDLWTRTAGPMGPEARAAFRTTVEVMIDSWLWELANQKENRVPDPVDYIEMRRRTFGSDLTMSLCRIGHGRTVPPEVYRSRPLTAMENAAADAACLLNDMFSYQKEIQYEGELHNGVLVVEQFFDCDRFQALRIVNDLMASRVRQFEHVIEFEFPVMYEDFDLSAEARLTLDGYAQELRNWLAGILVWHRDCFRYDEATLRRVYEAPPSPGLGLSALGIPAPAAPEFGASEFGASLGTSAVRFWQPAPAPVGPR
- a CDS encoding ATP-binding protein, whose product is MAAHRTASSGLLERGRELRILGEALDSLAADGPAAGIAERLLVFTGAAGLGKTSMVAEVQTQAEQRGLLVLSSRGGEQEQRSAFHVVRSLLRPLLAQVDAEGQRALLGSWYEIVAGAVGLGTEGDSGSAPPDPQGVRDGLDWVVTNLAVSRGPLVLTLDDAHWADAESLAWLASFAARVEGLPLLLVFAYRPNEMPAGAEAFVALPGRSGVSPLGLSALTPEAVGELVRTMYRTEPGEEPAAEVAAADPAGGPVVEDAFCREAWAVTGGNPFETVELVAKARELGLPPDGTACPQLRELASATKGSGLVARLERLGTRAVRLAWSVAILGIQTPLELAAALAGLTRSEAVEAAGQLRAARILTGSQILEFVHPLIATTVYRGIAEELRTELHEQAGWAVLNAGLGPIAAARHWLEVPPRGNAAVVEQLRFAARQFMNAGAPESAQRCLSRAVEEPPPLDQRAWVLFELGHSTLLYDPAATVGHLRAALDQPGLPLELRENIAVWLAQSLSHSNHLKEGAEVVAAAAETAGSAAAWLRFQVWNLMWCAFDADEEGSPARSARLAELARRVEDDIAGTAVGSVAGTGDSVAGRYVLGLRAWDAVVRGEPKETVLHYADLALDGGLSWTDPEWAFEVPVLAALTYMYCDRVDRYEALFAKGIAEFEDAGWRGAHLAFGHTILGYARYRTGNLAEAEESARLGLDIANRVGPGLPVHWFAVGTLITILVARGGADEAAALARRYDFHAPYSAAVVFPDSPTVLGGLLYALGDQAGAVREFTAAGARLDAREMRNPGWCGWQQGLASAHAAEGRLDTARAVAAEALLRAEGFGTDSAVGTALRCSAELAEGEARVDLLTRAVERLERCSAPYELSRAALDLGRALGAAGRAEEAEAQLGRAAELAAACAADVVADEARRELAELLASG